A genome region from Aestuariivirga litoralis includes the following:
- the mdh gene encoding malate dehydrogenase, translating to MARKKIALIGGGMIGGTLAHLAALRELGDIVVFDIAEGLPQGKTLDLSQSGPVEGFDAKLSGANSYEAIAGADVCIVTAGVPRKPGMSRDDLVGINLKVMKSVGEGLKAHAPNAFVICITNPLDVMVWALQKFSGLPTNKLIGMAGVLDSARFQHFLAEEFNVSVKDVNAFVMGGHGDTMVPLVRYSTVAGIPVPDLIKMGWSTQEKIDKIVQRTRDGGAEVVNLLKTGSAYYAPASSAIAMAEAYLKDYRRVLPCAAYLDGQYGVKGTYVGVPVVIGENGVERIVEIELNAEDKAGFDKSVAAVNGLMAAAKTLAPELA from the coding sequence ATGGCACGTAAGAAAATTGCTCTCATCGGCGGCGGCATGATCGGGGGCACTTTGGCCCATCTGGCGGCGCTGCGCGAACTTGGTGACATTGTGGTGTTCGACATCGCCGAGGGCCTGCCGCAGGGCAAGACGCTTGACCTTTCTCAGTCAGGCCCGGTGGAAGGTTTTGATGCCAAGCTCTCGGGTGCGAACTCCTATGAAGCGATTGCTGGAGCCGATGTTTGCATCGTCACTGCCGGTGTGCCGCGTAAACCCGGCATGAGCCGCGATGATCTTGTGGGCATCAATCTCAAGGTGATGAAGTCGGTCGGTGAAGGCCTGAAAGCGCATGCACCGAATGCCTTCGTGATCTGCATCACCAACCCGCTCGACGTGATGGTTTGGGCGCTGCAGAAGTTTTCGGGCCTGCCGACCAACAAGCTGATCGGCATGGCTGGCGTTCTTGACTCGGCGCGCTTCCAGCATTTCCTCGCCGAAGAATTCAATGTGTCGGTGAAGGATGTGAATGCCTTCGTGATGGGCGGCCATGGCGACACGATGGTGCCGCTGGTGCGTTATTCCACCGTGGCCGGCATCCCGGTGCCGGACCTGATCAAGATGGGCTGGAGCACGCAGGAAAAGATCGACAAGATCGTACAGCGCACCCGTGATGGCGGCGCTGAAGTGGTGAATTTGCTGAAGACCGGCTCGGCCTACTACGCACCTGCTTCGTCGGCGATTGCGATGGCGGAAGCCTATCTCAAGGATTATCGCCGCGTGCTCCCGTGCGCTGCCTATCTCGATGGCCAATATGGCGTCAAAGGCACCTATGTTGGCGTGCCGGTGGTGATCGGTGAAAACGGTGTGGAGCGCATCGTCGAGATCGAGCTCAATGCCGAAGACAAGGCCGGCTTTGACAAATCGGTCGCTGCGGTGAACGGTTTGATGGCTGCCGCAAAAACGCTGGCACCGGAACTGGCGTAA
- the zapE gene encoding cell division protein ZapE yields the protein MSNRVMHLDAAQSGIAKKLEALNEALALPRPGLFARLFTRGGEPVHGLYIWGNVGRGKTMLMDDFFAQAPELPKRRVHFHGFMQEVHAARTASKSDDVIADIADGITKDAKLLCLDEMQVTDIADAMILGRLFEALWARGVVIVTTSNQPPDGLYKDGLNRQLFLPFVARLNEMMDVVELGAGKDYRLGRVAAEQTYISPLTPKADETLVHLWHRLADSETGRPQEIEVLGRKLLVPYAAHGCCWFEFDALCRQPLAAPDYLAIAKHYGTVFVAHVPVLKVAERNEAKRFILLIDTLYDAGTRLVVTAAAAPEKLCITGPHKTEFLRTASRLREMQSVSWWARD from the coding sequence TTGAGCAACCGGGTAATGCATCTCGACGCGGCGCAAAGTGGCATAGCCAAAAAACTGGAAGCGTTGAACGAGGCCCTGGCGTTGCCAAGGCCCGGCCTTTTCGCGCGACTGTTCACGCGCGGCGGTGAACCTGTGCACGGCCTCTATATTTGGGGCAATGTCGGGCGTGGTAAGACCATGCTGATGGATGACTTCTTCGCGCAGGCGCCGGAGCTGCCCAAACGTCGCGTACATTTCCATGGCTTCATGCAGGAGGTTCATGCTGCGCGCACGGCCTCGAAATCGGATGATGTGATTGCTGATATTGCTGATGGCATCACCAAGGATGCCAAGCTGCTGTGCTTGGATGAAATGCAGGTGACCGACATTGCCGATGCGATGATCCTGGGCCGTTTGTTCGAGGCGCTGTGGGCGCGGGGCGTGGTGATCGTGACCACGTCCAACCAGCCACCGGATGGGCTCTACAAAGATGGTTTGAATCGTCAGCTGTTCCTGCCTTTTGTGGCGCGGCTGAACGAGATGATGGATGTGGTCGAGCTGGGTGCAGGCAAGGACTACCGGCTGGGCCGCGTGGCCGCTGAGCAGACCTATATTTCGCCGCTGACGCCCAAGGCCGATGAGACTCTGGTTCATCTCTGGCACCGGCTGGCCGACAGCGAGACCGGTCGCCCGCAGGAGATTGAAGTTCTGGGCCGCAAGCTGCTGGTGCCCTATGCCGCGCATGGCTGCTGCTGGTTTGAATTCGATGCCCTGTGCCGCCAGCCTCTGGCAGCGCCCGACTATCTGGCCATCGCCAAGCATTATGGCACGGTGTTTGTGGCACATGTGCCGGTGCTCAAGGTTGCCGAGCGCAATGAGGCCAAGCGCTTCATCCTGCTGATCGACACGCTCTATGATGCGGGCACGCGCCTCGTCGTCACCGCAGCGGCGGCGCCGGAGAAACTGTGCATCACAGGCCCGCACAAGACCGAATTCCTAAGAACGGCGTCACGTTTGCGGGAAATGCAGTCTGTCAGCTGGTGGGCGCGGGACTGA